A stretch of the Tardiphaga sp. 709 genome encodes the following:
- a CDS encoding AzlD domain-containing protein — MTEFLRSDVIIAFAVMTAVTVASRLGGYWLMGYVNVTPRVRRMLDALPGSIIVAAALPVAVNGGPVVVFAILAAMAVTIIRRNDFIAVITGMAVAAAARALGFGG, encoded by the coding sequence ATGACGGAATTTTTGCGCAGTGATGTGATAATCGCCTTCGCGGTCATGACCGCGGTCACGGTGGCTTCGCGCCTCGGAGGCTACTGGCTGATGGGCTACGTCAACGTCACGCCGCGGGTGCGGCGGATGCTCGATGCATTGCCGGGCTCGATCATCGTCGCCGCCGCGCTGCCCGTGGCCGTCAATGGCGGGCCGGTCGTGGTTTTCGCGATCCTCGCCGCAATGGCCGTGACCATCATCCGCCGTAACGACTTCATTGCCGTCATCACCGGCATGGCAGTGGCTGCGGCCGCCCGCGCGCTCGGATTCGGCGGCTAG